In Acidobacteriota bacterium, a genomic segment contains:
- a CDS encoding heme-binding domain-containing protein has protein sequence MLKPLLKGLVAALAVAFIGLQFMRPNQANPPVDPAQTLQAHARLNAEVETIFNRACRDCHSNETDWPWYSQIAPVSWLVADDVRVGRRQLNFSEWGRYNARQAEHKLEEICAVVEAGAMPPRSYTIAHKQAQLSAEDVKTICGWSVATQQQLNEQAKQ, from the coding sequence ATGTTGAAACCGTTGTTGAAAGGACTCGTGGCCGCGTTGGCCGTCGCGTTTATCGGCTTGCAATTCATGCGGCCCAACCAAGCCAATCCGCCGGTTGATCCCGCGCAAACTTTGCAGGCGCACGCGCGCTTGAACGCCGAAGTCGAAACCATCTTTAACCGCGCCTGCCGCGATTGTCATTCCAACGAAACAGACTGGCCGTGGTACAGCCAGATTGCGCCCGTCTCGTGGCTGGTGGCGGACGATGTGCGCGTAGGCCGCCGCCAATTGAACTTTTCGGAATGGGGCCGCTACAACGCGCGCCAGGCCGAACACAAGCTCGAAGAGATTTGCGCTGTGGTGGAAGCGGGCGCGATGCCGCCACGCAGTTACACCATCGCGCACAAGCAAGCCCAACTCTCTGCCGAGGATGTCAAAACCATTTGCGGGTGGTCAGTGGCTACGCAGCAGCAATTGAATGAGCAGGCGAAACAGTAG
- a CDS encoding M20/M25/M40 family metallo-hydrolase, which yields MNVCQLTRELIEIESVSWNEGAVGRYLRDYLSDAGFAVMTQPVSEGRFNVYAKAGDPLVTLSTHMDTVPPFIASREDEANIYGRGACDAKGLIAAQIFAAKQLLAAGANNLGLLFVVGEEDGSDGARVANAIPNRNKFLINGEPTESTQALATKGAVRVIIETHGRPAHSAYPELGESAIEKLLDILQDIRQADWPVDEKLGPTTCNIGTLSGGRKPNVVPDQAASELMFRTVIEAEAMFQRIEQLVGDRATVKRGFHLPPIHLKTVDALAHVPTSVVRFGTDIPCLTNWGQPLLFGPGSIHDAHTAHEFIIKQDLLNAVDTYAQLARMLLAAAA from the coding sequence ATGAATGTCTGTCAACTCACGCGCGAACTGATCGAGATCGAATCGGTATCGTGGAATGAAGGCGCGGTCGGGCGCTATTTGCGCGATTATCTGAGCGACGCCGGGTTCGCGGTGATGACGCAACCGGTCAGCGAGGGGCGCTTCAACGTCTACGCCAAAGCGGGCGACCCGTTGGTGACGCTTTCGACGCACATGGACACGGTGCCGCCTTTCATCGCGTCGCGTGAAGACGAGGCGAACATTTATGGACGTGGGGCTTGCGATGCGAAAGGCTTGATCGCCGCACAGATTTTCGCGGCAAAACAGTTGCTGGCAGCGGGCGCGAACAATCTGGGCCTGCTCTTTGTCGTCGGCGAAGAAGACGGCAGCGACGGCGCGCGCGTGGCGAATGCGATCCCCAATCGCAACAAGTTTTTGATCAATGGCGAGCCGACCGAGAGCACGCAGGCGCTGGCGACCAAAGGCGCGGTGCGCGTCATCATCGAAACGCACGGCCGCCCGGCGCATTCGGCTTATCCCGAATTGGGCGAATCGGCGATTGAAAAGCTGCTCGACATCTTGCAGGACATTCGCCAGGCCGACTGGCCTGTGGATGAGAAGCTGGGACCGACCACCTGCAACATCGGCACGCTGTCAGGCGGACGCAAACCCAACGTCGTCCCCGACCAGGCCGCCAGCGAACTGATGTTCCGCACCGTGATCGAAGCCGAAGCGATGTTTCAGCGTATCGAACAGCTTGTCGGCGACCGCGCCACCGTCAAACGCGGCTTCCATCTGCCGCCGATTCATTTGAAGACGGTGGACGCGCTGGCCCACGTGCCGACCAGTGTGGTGCGTTTCGGCACCGATATTCCGTGTCTGACAAACTGGGGCCAGCCGCTGCTGTTTGGTCCCGGCTCGATTCACGATGCGCATACGGCGCATGAATTCATTATCAAACAGGATTTGCTGAACGCGGTTGACACGTATGCGCAATTGGCGCGGATGTTGTTGGCAGCGGCGGCGTGA